A stretch of the Campylobacter concisus genome encodes the following:
- a CDS encoding NUDIX domain-containing protein has protein sequence MDTTITNLEILPLDESKYLKPFKMKFMQNGVQRDWDCVKVMNSVSIFLYHEQKDAFLFVKQFRPAVWYSQEKEGIKTNEQGFTYELCAGLMDKGLSEEQTAREEAIEEVGYELKEIERITMTYGAFGFGGNTQTMFYAKIDENMKVNSGGGVDGEDIELIFIKREDMMKFAFDESKVKGFGLIFAYLWWEKFKS, from the coding sequence ATGGATACTACTATAACCAATTTAGAAATTCTGCCTCTTGATGAGTCAAAATACCTAAAGCCATTTAAGATGAAATTTATGCAAAATGGTGTCCAAAGAGACTGGGACTGCGTAAAAGTGATGAATAGCGTTAGTATTTTTTTATATCACGAGCAAAAGGATGCCTTTTTGTTTGTAAAGCAGTTTCGCCCGGCTGTTTGGTACTCACAAGAGAAAGAAGGCATCAAAACAAATGAGCAAGGCTTTACTTATGAGCTTTGCGCAGGGCTTATGGATAAAGGACTAAGCGAAGAGCAAACAGCTAGAGAAGAAGCGATCGAAGAAGTGGGCTATGAGCTAAAAGAGATAGAGCGTATCACAATGACATACGGTGCTTTTGGCTTTGGAGGCAACACACAAACGATGTTTTACGCTAAAATCGATGAGAATATGAAAGTAAATTCTGGCGGTGGCGTCGATGGCGAAGACATCGAGCTTATTTTTATAAAACGAGAAGATATGATGAAATTTGCCTTTGACGAGAGCAAAGTCAAGGGCTTTGGGCTCATATTTGCTTATTTGTGGTGGGAGAAATTTAAAAGCTAA
- the mgtE gene encoding magnesium transporter, with protein MSQELEEAKELIDQHLDENLEDNELSPYELAQHLKTLKKHDEELFAHYLEKLDPEILGDVAIELPDHMLKDVIEQLPAEKIVEALEELESDDATDLLQYIEDIDEDKARELFNELDRENQNEILRLRSYEEDRAGAHMQTELFSAHLEEKLGNAVARLRREKQEGKLENISQLFIIDKNGVLQYAIPLEDLILFDFTKTLKQNIESAQIDHYKPHVANDMDLMQNVADMFQEYDLNVIAVTSSTGILLGRITSDDIHDYIQESATEQIYNLAGVDDESEEDDTLFKAGRGRAVWLGVNLLTALFSSSIIGLFDETIAAYVALAVLMPIVASMGGNTGTQALAVTVRRLALGEIEFKDAKNVLKREVSISLINGLIFGVVMGIIASVWFDKGMLGVVIGLSMVTNLFFAGFFGTIIPLTLRRFNIDPAVGSAVILTTFTDAIGFFSFLGLAKWILL; from the coding sequence TTGAGCCAAGAACTAGAAGAAGCAAAAGAGCTGATAGATCAGCATTTAGATGAAAATTTAGAAGACAATGAACTCTCGCCTTACGAGCTAGCCCAGCACCTAAAAACACTTAAAAAGCACGATGAAGAGCTTTTTGCTCACTATCTTGAGAAGCTAGATCCTGAAATTTTAGGTGATGTTGCTATTGAGTTACCTGATCATATGCTAAAAGATGTGATCGAACAACTTCCAGCTGAAAAGATCGTAGAAGCACTTGAAGAGCTAGAGAGTGATGATGCGACTGACTTGCTTCAATACATCGAGGACATTGACGAGGATAAAGCTAGAGAGCTTTTTAACGAGCTTGACAGAGAAAACCAAAATGAAATTTTAAGGCTTAGAAGCTACGAAGAAGATAGAGCCGGTGCTCACATGCAAACAGAGCTCTTCTCGGCTCATCTTGAGGAAAAGCTTGGCAATGCAGTAGCAAGACTTAGACGAGAAAAACAAGAAGGCAAGCTAGAAAATATCTCGCAGCTTTTTATTATCGATAAAAATGGCGTTTTACAATACGCTATTCCGCTTGAAGATCTTATACTTTTTGATTTTACAAAGACGCTAAAGCAAAATATCGAGTCAGCACAGATCGATCACTACAAGCCACACGTTGCAAATGATATGGACCTTATGCAAAATGTCGCTGATATGTTTCAAGAGTACGATCTAAACGTTATTGCAGTTACTAGTAGCACTGGAATTTTGCTTGGTCGTATCACGTCTGATGATATTCACGACTACATTCAAGAGAGTGCAACTGAGCAAATTTATAACCTGGCCGGCGTTGATGACGAGTCAGAAGAGGACGATACGCTATTTAAAGCAGGTCGTGGTCGTGCGGTTTGGCTTGGTGTAAATTTACTAACAGCTCTTTTTAGCTCATCCATAATCGGACTTTTTGATGAGACAATCGCAGCTTACGTCGCTCTTGCTGTTTTAATGCCAATAGTTGCATCAATGGGTGGAAATACCGGCACACAAGCGCTTGCCGTTACGGTTCGCCGTTTAGCGCTTGGTGAGATCGAGTTTAAAGATGCCAAAAATGTTCTAAAACGTGAGGTTAGTATTTCACTCATAAATGGACTAATCTTTGGTGTGGTAATGGGCATAATCGCCTCTGTTTGGTTTGACAAAGGTATGCTTGGCGTTGTTATCGGGCTTAGCATGGTTACGAATTTATTCTTTGCTGGCTTTTTTGGCACGATTATACCTTTAACGCTAAGGCGCTTTAACATAGATCCTGCAGTCGGCTCAGCCGTCATTCTTACTACTTTTACTGATGCGATAGGATTTTTTAGCTTTTTAGGACTTGCAAAATGGATACTACTATAA